A part of Reinekea thalattae genomic DNA contains:
- the rbfA gene encoding 30S ribosome-binding factor RbfA has product MASNSNRIRKIGDQIQRDLSAIIQREVKDPRVGMVTINEVKVSSDLSYADVYFTCMAFGAQGDESEQEEKREQQTKLLNQAAGFMRSVLAKGLSLRVIPQLRFHYDAVIESGTRVSALIDKAISQDANNQRDAEEDE; this is encoded by the coding sequence ATGGCGAGTAACAGCAATCGCATCCGTAAAATCGGCGATCAGATTCAGCGTGATCTGTCCGCTATTATTCAGCGTGAGGTTAAAGACCCTCGCGTTGGCATGGTTACCATCAACGAAGTGAAGGTTTCCAGCGACCTTTCTTACGCCGATGTCTATTTCACTTGTATGGCGTTTGGCGCACAGGGTGATGAGTCAGAGCAGGAAGAAAAGCGCGAACAGCAAACCAAATTATTAAACCAGGCGGCGGGCTTTATGCGCTCGGTGTTGGCAAAGGGGCTGAGTCTACGTGTTATTCCTCAGTTGCGCTTTCATTACGATGCGGTCATTGAATCGGGAACCCGAGTGTCAGCATTGATTGATAAGGCGATTTCACAAGATGCCAACAATCAACGAGACGCTGAAGAGGACGAATAA